One window of Salegentibacter sp. Hel_I_6 genomic DNA carries:
- a CDS encoding HupE/UreJ family protein, protein MKIKKIYAFLFLFLCGAFGSLAYAHGVDENTQTFLLGNSGVAFGPFLYIGAKHMITGYDHLLFLVGVIFFLYKPKQVLLYVSFFTIGHSTTLLLGVLADININAYLIDAIIALSIVYKGFDNLGGFKRFFGKQPNTQAAVLIFGLFHGFGLASKLQEFKFDREGLLTNLIGFNIGVEIGQFIALAVVLILITVWRRHRSFMKFSTITNTALMAAGFLLLGFQLTGYFTS, encoded by the coding sequence ATGAAAATTAAAAAAATATATGCCTTTCTCTTTCTTTTTCTATGCGGAGCATTCGGCTCTCTGGCATATGCTCACGGAGTAGATGAAAACACACAAACGTTTCTATTGGGAAATAGTGGCGTGGCATTTGGCCCATTTTTATACATAGGAGCTAAACATATGATTACCGGCTATGATCACTTACTATTTTTGGTCGGTGTTATTTTCTTTCTGTATAAACCGAAACAAGTACTCTTATATGTTAGTTTCTTTACCATTGGGCATAGCACCACTTTGTTATTAGGTGTTTTAGCCGATATCAATATTAATGCGTACCTAATTGATGCTATTATCGCCTTATCTATCGTCTATAAAGGCTTTGATAATTTAGGCGGCTTTAAGCGCTTCTTTGGTAAACAGCCGAATACCCAGGCGGCGGTTTTGATATTCGGGTTGTTTCACGGTTTTGGTCTTGCAAGTAAGTTACAAGAATTTAAATTCGACCGTGAGGGTCTCTTGACTAATCTAATTGGTTTCAATATTGGAGTAGAAATAGGGCAATTTATTGCTTTAGCAGTAGTATTGATTCTTATCACGGTTTGGAGAAGACATCGCAGCTTTATGAAATTTTCAACAATTACAAATACAGCTTTAATGGCCGCAGGTTTTTTATTGCTCGGCTTTCAATTAACAGGCTACTTTACATCTTAA
- a CDS encoding TolC family protein, whose amino-acid sequence MYRNIVSAVCGILISIASFAQDTGMNGILQQISQNNRQLKAYQSYMASQNLGNKTENNLQDPEVSAFYLPFGEHQTGDYTEYQVSQQFEFPTVYGARSKRIEKQKELLELEYETLRQEILLNAKKQLLELQTLQKRKELEEKRVEQAKQVYDQIQRLFDAEQIGILELNKAKVAWLQEQFELDQVNIMIRNTLLELQKLNGGNTVQVDEILFMEDAEVAEMEVLWNEKLSADAEIQQLKARENLAQQQVKLEKNKILPDLSIGYNHQGVNSSNYSGFLGGLSIPLWNSKNKVKAAEANLEYTQANTGAETAELYTRFQENYQQYQLLKRKYQEYQETFQDLNSEELLFKAYELGEFSFLDYYREVEFYRQAYNNMLEMEKELLQLRATLLKHQL is encoded by the coding sequence ATGTACAGAAATATAGTTTCCGCTGTATGCGGAATACTAATCTCTATAGCCTCATTTGCCCAGGATACCGGTATGAACGGTATTTTGCAGCAGATAAGCCAGAATAACAGGCAACTTAAGGCATACCAGTCGTATATGGCAAGTCAGAATCTTGGTAATAAAACTGAGAACAACCTACAGGATCCTGAGGTTTCAGCCTTTTATCTTCCATTCGGCGAACATCAAACCGGTGATTATACTGAATATCAGGTTTCTCAGCAATTTGAGTTTCCTACCGTTTATGGTGCCCGAAGCAAGCGAATTGAAAAGCAAAAGGAATTATTGGAATTGGAATATGAAACGCTGCGTCAGGAAATATTACTGAATGCCAAAAAACAGCTTTTGGAATTGCAGACTCTGCAGAAACGAAAAGAGCTGGAGGAAAAAAGAGTAGAGCAGGCCAAACAGGTGTATGATCAAATTCAGCGTTTATTCGATGCAGAACAAATCGGTATCCTGGAATTGAATAAAGCCAAAGTAGCCTGGTTACAGGAGCAGTTTGAACTGGATCAGGTCAACATCATGATCAGGAACACATTGCTAGAACTTCAGAAATTGAATGGGGGAAACACGGTTCAAGTAGATGAAATCTTGTTCATGGAAGATGCTGAGGTTGCCGAAATGGAGGTGCTTTGGAACGAAAAACTTTCCGCAGATGCCGAAATTCAGCAGTTAAAAGCTCGTGAGAACCTTGCCCAGCAGCAGGTAAAACTGGAAAAGAATAAGATTCTTCCAGATCTAAGCATTGGGTATAATCACCAGGGAGTGAATTCCAGCAATTATTCAGGATTCCTGGGCGGACTATCCATCCCGCTCTGGAACAGCAAGAATAAGGTAAAAGCTGCTGAAGCCAATCTGGAATATACCCAGGCCAATACCGGTGCTGAAACTGCTGAACTATATACCAGATTTCAGGAGAATTATCAGCAATATCAATTATTAAAGAGAAAATACCAGGAATACCAGGAGACTTTTCAGGACCTGAATTCCGAAGAACTTTTATTTAAAGCCTACGAACTTGGGGAATTCTCATTTCTGGATTATTACCGGGAAGTGGAGTTCTACCGGCAGGCTTATAATAATATGCTGGAGATGGAAAAAGAACTCCTTCAGCTTAGAGCAACACTTTTAAAACACCAATTATAA
- a CDS encoding efflux RND transporter periplasmic adaptor subunit translates to MKIKFNTKISLLILSILLVVACGNNDSEKTETSAESSTQKETPVANGAKQVTFTKDQYNLAGIETGEVVMRNLSNIIKLNGVIDVEPESMASVSAPLGGYIKTAGRLPGEEVKKGQVLATIENPEFIQIQQDYLESLSRLQFLEEEYNRQKQLREEDINSAKTFQQVSSDYKITQGRVKAYEQQLALAGISRSNVQNGNIARTANLYAPITGFIKESNVNIGDFVSPEEVLFEIVNTDDVHIALNAFEKDLEKIEIGQTVKFSLSNDNTYDRTAEVFLIGKATGENRITPVHSHISEDEKGLLPGMYVKAWVETGTEQQNAVPSEAIVQYQGKDFVVLQTRETANAYTFRLEQVKKGLEQEGYTAISFAENTDINNLKPVVKNAYSILSALRNSEEE, encoded by the coding sequence ATGAAAATTAAATTCAATACAAAAATTTCTCTACTCATTTTATCCATCCTTTTGGTAGTGGCGTGTGGCAATAATGATTCTGAAAAGACCGAAACTTCCGCAGAATCTTCTACGCAAAAAGAAACGCCTGTTGCTAACGGGGCCAAACAGGTCACTTTTACAAAGGATCAATATAACCTCGCCGGAATAGAAACCGGGGAAGTTGTAATGAGAAATCTTAGCAACATCATTAAATTAAATGGGGTTATTGATGTGGAACCTGAAAGCATGGCTTCTGTATCTGCGCCATTAGGGGGGTATATAAAAACTGCCGGGAGATTACCTGGGGAAGAGGTCAAAAAAGGGCAAGTCCTGGCTACGATCGAAAATCCCGAATTTATCCAGATACAACAGGACTATTTGGAAAGTTTGAGCAGGCTACAATTTCTTGAAGAAGAATATAACCGGCAAAAACAGCTAAGGGAAGAGGATATCAATTCGGCAAAAACCTTTCAACAGGTTTCTTCCGACTATAAAATTACACAAGGACGGGTTAAGGCATACGAACAGCAACTTGCCCTTGCGGGTATTAGTAGAAGTAATGTTCAAAATGGTAATATAGCTCGAACTGCAAATTTATACGCCCCTATAACAGGTTTTATAAAAGAGAGCAACGTTAACATAGGTGATTTCGTTTCCCCTGAAGAAGTGTTATTTGAAATTGTAAATACTGATGATGTTCATATTGCACTCAATGCATTTGAAAAAGATCTGGAAAAAATAGAGATTGGCCAAACCGTGAAATTTTCCCTTTCTAATGACAATACTTATGACCGTACTGCAGAGGTGTTCCTGATAGGAAAAGCTACAGGAGAGAATAGGATAACCCCCGTTCATTCCCACATTTCAGAGGACGAAAAAGGTCTTTTACCTGGCATGTATGTAAAAGCCTGGGTAGAAACTGGTACGGAGCAACAAAATGCGGTACCCTCTGAAGCAATTGTCCAATATCAGGGGAAGGACTTTGTTGTTCTACAAACCCGGGAGACGGCGAATGCTTATACTTTTAGGTTAGAGCAGGTTAAAAAAGGCCTTGAGCAGGAAGGATATACGGCCATAAGCTTTGCTGAAAATACTGATATTAACAATCTAAAGCCCGTGGTAAAGAATGCTTATTCCATTTTATCTGCATTAAGAAATTCTGAAGAAGAATAA
- a CDS encoding thioredoxin family protein → MKRQIEIFTANCPVCDPVVKMVKELSCDSCEITTYNLVEQCEDKTCIDKVQEYGVKRIPAVAVDGKLLECCTNNGISKEKLIEAGIGKAS, encoded by the coding sequence ATGAAAAGACAAATAGAAATATTTACGGCAAATTGTCCGGTTTGTGATCCGGTTGTAAAAATGGTGAAAGAGTTGTCCTGCGATAGTTGCGAGATTACCACCTATAACCTGGTAGAACAATGTGAGGATAAGACCTGTATAGACAAAGTGCAGGAGTACGGTGTAAAGAGAATTCCCGCGGTGGCGGTTGATGGAAAATTGCTTGAGTGCTGTACAAACAATGGTATAAGCAAAGAAAAACTTATCGAAGCAGGAATAGGAAAAGCCAGTTAA
- a CDS encoding MFS transporter → MKIGKVIFKLTEPFQALQNRLFAKVYLAQTISLLGDAFTWVGLALLAYQFGEERAAIILATALTLRVTAFIIFSPFAGVLADRMDRKKILYTTHFIRMGLVALLPFITAEWQIYAIVFLMNVFNAFFSPTYRSVIPQIVDKRLYRQAIGLSAATYQLLGVLGPGLAGILAVWMGAREIFLVDAGTFIIAGILLLTLPKTFLNAPKEEVPSKHLTTWQDVTKGARLLFQNKYIRFALFIELVSAMAGAFILVNTIILVKGGLELTDKDYGLIMAAFGIGATVAAFVSGAIDKSKSRQVSLLLGALVLGLSISAANYLNFSLLFVFWIFAGLGQSLAEIPSETLIGENISDSEQGKVYGSHFAFSHLWWAISYPIAGYLGTNFPDREFLYGGIITLTLLTIVFLFLRPKDSVGKSEHLKSRKVG, encoded by the coding sequence ATGAAAATAGGCAAGGTGATATTCAAATTAACAGAACCTTTTCAGGCGCTGCAAAATAGGCTGTTCGCGAAAGTATATCTGGCACAGACTATTAGCCTGCTAGGGGATGCTTTTACCTGGGTTGGCCTTGCCTTGCTTGCCTATCAATTTGGAGAAGAAAGGGCTGCTATAATATTGGCTACCGCTCTTACATTGAGGGTCACTGCTTTTATTATCTTTTCGCCATTTGCCGGTGTACTTGCAGATCGTATGGATCGAAAAAAGATTTTGTATACGACGCATTTTATTAGGATGGGTCTGGTTGCCCTACTGCCGTTCATTACGGCCGAATGGCAAATTTATGCAATCGTATTTCTTATGAATGTTTTCAATGCTTTCTTTAGCCCTACTTATAGATCTGTTATCCCTCAGATTGTGGATAAAAGATTATATCGGCAAGCTATTGGATTATCGGCTGCTACGTATCAGTTATTAGGGGTTTTAGGTCCGGGTTTAGCGGGAATACTTGCAGTCTGGATGGGAGCCAGGGAGATATTCCTGGTTGATGCGGGAACATTTATTATCGCAGGGATTTTACTTTTAACACTCCCTAAAACCTTTTTAAATGCACCTAAGGAAGAAGTTCCCAGTAAACACCTAACCACCTGGCAGGATGTTACTAAAGGAGCCAGGCTCTTGTTTCAAAATAAGTATATCCGTTTTGCACTTTTCATAGAACTGGTATCGGCGATGGCAGGAGCATTTATCCTGGTTAATACTATAATACTGGTTAAAGGTGGTTTAGAGTTAACTGATAAGGATTATGGTTTGATTATGGCGGCCTTTGGTATTGGTGCAACAGTGGCTGCTTTTGTTTCAGGAGCTATTGATAAATCTAAATCGAGACAAGTTTCCTTATTATTGGGAGCATTAGTATTGGGACTGTCAATTAGTGCCGCAAACTATCTTAATTTTTCTTTGCTTTTTGTGTTCTGGATCTTTGCAGGGTTGGGACAAAGTCTTGCAGAAATTCCTTCAGAAACCCTTATTGGGGAAAATATATCAGATAGTGAACAGGGAAAAGTATATGGTTCCCATTTCGCTTTTTCCCATCTATGGTGGGCGATTTCTTATCCAATAGCAGGATACCTTGGGACTAATTTCCCAGATAGGGAATTTCTCTATGGTGGAATTATCACTTTGACATTGTTGACGATTGTTTTTCTGTTTCTCAGGCCAAAGGATAGTGTTGGAAAATCAGAACATTTAAAATCGCGGAAAGTAGGTTAG
- a CDS encoding heavy-metal-associated domain-containing protein yields the protein MKKIVLLIIVVVFGSFSSNAQIQKIDQEVFGMDCAPCAYGLERGLEKLDGLEKVQVSLNDGKAYLDLANNNNLSLRQIQEEVKKNGFSAKNAEIVIKGNFVEQDGTYAIQTGKETFKIAEATSTNLRSRLKPGIVKVKGIVQDEEDGNLTNKWKLNITQVY from the coding sequence ATGAAAAAAATAGTATTATTAATTATAGTTGTGGTATTTGGAAGTTTTAGTTCCAATGCCCAGATTCAGAAAATAGATCAGGAAGTGTTTGGAATGGACTGTGCCCCCTGTGCTTATGGACTGGAGCGAGGTCTTGAAAAATTGGATGGCCTGGAAAAAGTGCAGGTTAGCCTGAATGACGGTAAAGCTTATCTTGATTTGGCAAATAACAATAACTTGAGCCTTAGGCAAATTCAGGAGGAAGTAAAAAAGAATGGTTTTTCAGCTAAGAATGCCGAAATAGTTATAAAGGGCAACTTCGTTGAGCAGGATGGCACTTATGCAATACAAACCGGGAAAGAAACTTTTAAGATAGCTGAAGCAACTTCTACCAACTTACGTTCCAGGTTAAAACCCGGAATTGTAAAAGTAAAAGGGATAGTTCAGGATGAAGAAGACGGTAATTTAACTAATAAGTGGAAATTAAATATCACCCAGGTTTATTAG
- a CDS encoding (2Fe-2S) ferredoxin domain-containing protein has protein sequence MNIMVDHKNNKTVIYQCNGVNCRKKKGKLLHYYMKKYKLKNKIEVDIIDCNNRCQQAPVLHLHPDDIWFSEKDLGTVTKRYILNKKSN, from the coding sequence ATGAATATTATGGTAGATCATAAAAACAATAAAACCGTTATTTATCAGTGTAATGGAGTAAACTGCCGAAAGAAAAAAGGCAAGCTTTTACATTATTATATGAAGAAATATAAACTGAAAAACAAAATTGAAGTTGATATAATAGATTGTAACAATAGATGTCAACAAGCCCCTGTTCTCCATCTTCATCCAGACGATATTTGGTTTTCGGAGAAAGATTTAGGAACAGTTACTAAAAGATATATTTTGAATAAAAAATCCAACTAG
- a CDS encoding efflux RND transporter periplasmic adaptor subunit has translation MKYIYIVCISFLLFSCGNNPEEDHAHDAEGNHVGSEVPAISKTIWTDQTELFVEFPALVTGKTSKFAAHFTVLDKHQPVRNGSVTVSLIQGDSGIRHKVESPSSPGIFSPALQPKDPGTYDLIFDLKTPEYSDRIVIEDVQVYASTEEASENVTEAEDAGISFLKEQAWKIDFQTEPVTDSEVYDIVHTSGVWQAAPGTYKTLAAGANGMVNFALDNLTEGSEVKKGQLLMTLSSEGLSSNNIQAEIAQAKARYDQAKAEYERKKELYEDKIVPKAEFERVESDFRVAESNYRALASNYGAGGKQIRAPFDGFIKSISTSNGDYVDQGANLVSIGTDKSRLLKTQLSASYNPSKEAIASVWFRNDKGTWSEVEEGSIVSVGKEVEDRKPMIPVYIQVNDVVEMPEGSFTEVQIALGEAETGIVVPEDALLEDYGNFSVIVQTGGESFERRPVKIGKRNGKKAQVLSGLDVGEVVVTTGNYQVKMASMSGQTPAHGHDH, from the coding sequence ATGAAATATATTTATATAGTATGCATCTCGTTTTTGCTTTTTTCCTGCGGAAATAACCCGGAAGAAGACCATGCGCACGATGCTGAAGGGAACCACGTAGGTTCAGAAGTACCTGCGATCAGCAAAACCATCTGGACAGACCAGACGGAGCTTTTCGTTGAATTTCCAGCTTTAGTGACAGGGAAAACCAGCAAATTTGCAGCTCACTTTACTGTTCTAGATAAACACCAGCCGGTTCGAAATGGCTCGGTTACAGTGAGCCTTATTCAGGGAGATAGTGGAATTCGGCATAAGGTGGAATCACCTTCTTCACCTGGAATTTTTTCTCCAGCCTTGCAACCAAAAGATCCGGGAACCTATGACCTCATTTTTGATCTGAAAACTCCTGAATATTCAGACAGGATCGTCATAGAAGACGTTCAGGTGTATGCCTCGACTGAAGAAGCATCAGAAAATGTAACGGAAGCAGAAGATGCTGGCATTAGCTTTTTAAAGGAGCAGGCCTGGAAGATCGATTTTCAAACCGAGCCTGTTACAGATAGTGAAGTTTATGACATTGTTCATACATCCGGAGTCTGGCAAGCCGCGCCGGGAACTTACAAAACCCTTGCGGCAGGAGCCAATGGAATGGTGAATTTTGCTTTAGATAACTTAACAGAAGGTAGCGAAGTTAAAAAAGGCCAGCTTTTGATGACCTTGAGCAGTGAAGGCCTTTCTTCCAATAATATTCAGGCGGAGATAGCCCAGGCCAAAGCCAGATATGATCAGGCGAAAGCTGAATATGAGCGGAAAAAGGAACTTTATGAGGATAAGATCGTTCCCAAGGCGGAATTTGAAAGGGTGGAAAGCGACTTTCGTGTAGCCGAATCAAATTATCGTGCACTGGCCTCCAATTACGGAGCAGGCGGGAAGCAAATCAGGGCTCCATTTGACGGATTTATAAAATCCATCAGCACCTCAAACGGGGATTATGTAGACCAGGGTGCTAACCTTGTTAGCATTGGAACCGACAAGTCACGTTTGCTTAAAACGCAATTAAGTGCTTCTTATAATCCGAGTAAAGAAGCTATCGCGAGTGTTTGGTTCAGAAATGATAAAGGAACCTGGAGTGAAGTGGAAGAAGGATCTATTGTTTCCGTAGGCAAGGAAGTAGAGGATCGTAAGCCTATGATCCCTGTTTATATCCAAGTGAACGATGTAGTTGAAATGCCTGAAGGCAGTTTTACTGAAGTACAGATCGCTCTTGGAGAGGCTGAAACCGGAATTGTGGTGCCTGAAGATGCACTGCTGGAAGATTATGGTAATTTTTCTGTGATTGTACAAACCGGGGGTGAAAGTTTCGAGAGAAGACCTGTGAAGATAGGCAAACGTAACGGAAAGAAAGCACAGGTACTTAGCGGACTTGATGTCGGAGAGGTTGTCGTAACAACAGGAAATTACCAGGTTAAGATGGCTTCAATGTCCGGACAAACACCCGCACACGGTCATGATCATTAA
- a CDS encoding efflux RND transporter permease subunit: protein MLNKILSISLQNRLLVLLSAVVLSVTGFYLARNMNVDVFPDLTAPTVTILTEAHGMESEEVEKLVTYQLETAMNGSPNVRRIRSSSAAGISIVWVEFDWGTDIYKARQIVSERIPMVRENLPTGIGAPTMAPISSIMGEVMLLGVTSDSLSPMELRTLSDWQIRPRIKAIGGIANVVVIGGDYKQYQVFADPGKMKYYDVSLEELTEKVKEANTNAPGGFLNQYGNQYIIKGSGRAYAIDDLEEAVVKQVNGQSIKIKDIAEVQIGAADKIGDGSLNAEPAVILTISKQPDVNTLELTERLDEAIAELETSLPESVEIKSQIFRQADFIDASISNLNMTLLEGAFFVVIVLFIFLMNWRTTLISLLAIPISLLVSIIVLKMLGYTINTMSLGGMAIAIGALVDDAIIDVENVYKRLRENIQKPKAERQSVITVVRDASVEIRSSIIIATLIIIVSFVPLFFLGGMEGRLLKPLGIAFITSVLTSLIVAVTVTPVLCSYLLKKEKMLKKQSEGTKVERWLQKAYADILNRALKIPKTVIAVTVVAFLLSIALFTQLGRSFLPEFNEGSLVISVVGPPSMSLEESNKTGNQVEQLLLEMPEVDVVTRRTGRAELDEHAQGVNAAEIDVPFTLEDKSKEEFFEDVREKLSIVPGVNITLGQPIAHRIDHMLSGTRANIAIKIFGPDLQQLYEIGKNVEENITPIDGLADVAVDQQIEVPQIKITPKRQILSAYGMTVGQLMEQVDIAFAGHEVGEIYEGQKYFDLVVRYKEDVRNSIEKIRTALIGLPNGSQVPLEQLANVSSVSSPNTISREDVQRKIVVAANVQGRDLRSAVEEIQVTVNSSVTIPEGYRVQYGGQFESESRASQMLLITAIIAIFVIFLLLYFEFNNVKLAFVVLINLPLALIGGILIVYFTSGIVSIASTIGFISLFGIATRNGILLVSRYEDLRKEGLRGYELIKSGALDRLNPILMTAFTTGLALIPLALKGGEPGSEIQSPMAVVILGGLLSATVLNLVVIPCVYELVTRED from the coding sequence ATGTTAAATAAAATATTATCGATTTCGCTTCAAAACCGGCTTCTGGTTCTTCTGTCGGCTGTGGTACTGAGCGTCACCGGGTTTTACCTCGCACGTAATATGAACGTGGATGTATTCCCAGACCTTACCGCGCCTACCGTAACCATACTAACGGAAGCACACGGAATGGAAAGTGAAGAGGTAGAGAAACTAGTGACCTATCAGCTCGAAACAGCGATGAACGGCTCGCCAAATGTAAGAAGGATTCGTTCTTCCTCAGCGGCTGGGATCTCCATCGTTTGGGTTGAATTTGACTGGGGCACCGATATTTACAAGGCAAGACAGATTGTAAGTGAACGTATTCCAATGGTTCGTGAAAACTTACCAACAGGAATAGGAGCGCCTACCATGGCACCCATCTCCTCGATTATGGGGGAAGTAATGCTGTTGGGGGTAACCTCGGATAGTCTAAGCCCAATGGAATTAAGAACCCTTTCTGACTGGCAGATCCGTCCACGGATAAAGGCCATCGGAGGGATTGCAAACGTGGTAGTGATTGGAGGAGATTATAAACAATACCAGGTTTTCGCCGATCCCGGAAAAATGAAATATTACGATGTAAGTCTCGAAGAATTAACCGAGAAGGTTAAAGAGGCGAATACGAATGCTCCCGGTGGTTTTCTGAATCAATACGGAAATCAGTATATAATCAAAGGAAGTGGTAGAGCTTATGCGATAGATGATCTGGAAGAAGCTGTGGTAAAACAGGTGAACGGCCAAAGTATTAAAATAAAGGATATTGCGGAAGTACAGATAGGCGCTGCCGATAAGATCGGTGATGGCTCCCTGAATGCGGAACCTGCGGTTATTTTGACAATTTCCAAGCAGCCCGATGTCAATACGCTGGAACTCACCGAAAGACTGGATGAGGCCATTGCTGAACTGGAAACCAGTTTGCCGGAAAGCGTGGAGATCAAAAGTCAGATCTTCCGACAGGCAGACTTTATTGATGCTTCCATCAGCAATCTGAATATGACTCTGCTGGAAGGTGCCTTTTTCGTGGTCATCGTGTTATTCATATTCCTGATGAATTGGCGTACTACCCTAATTTCGCTACTGGCGATCCCAATTTCGTTACTGGTATCGATTATCGTATTAAAAATGCTGGGCTATACCATCAATACCATGAGTTTGGGAGGGATGGCAATTGCAATTGGAGCACTGGTAGATGATGCTATTATTGATGTTGAGAATGTTTATAAACGCTTGCGTGAAAATATTCAAAAACCGAAAGCTGAAAGGCAGTCGGTGATCACCGTGGTAAGGGATGCGTCGGTGGAAATTAGAAGTTCCATTATCATAGCAACCCTTATCATTATTGTCTCTTTTGTGCCGCTGTTTTTCCTAGGCGGAATGGAAGGCCGATTGCTCAAACCTCTGGGAATTGCTTTTATCACTTCAGTATTGACATCGCTGATTGTAGCGGTAACCGTTACTCCGGTGCTGTGTAGCTATCTTCTGAAAAAGGAGAAAATGCTGAAAAAGCAGTCCGAAGGAACAAAAGTGGAAAGATGGTTACAGAAGGCTTACGCCGATATTCTAAATCGAGCCTTAAAGATCCCTAAGACCGTGATCGCGGTAACAGTGGTTGCTTTTTTACTGAGTATTGCTTTATTTACGCAATTAGGAAGAAGTTTCCTTCCTGAATTCAACGAGGGATCACTCGTGATAAGTGTGGTAGGGCCTCCATCCATGTCGCTAGAAGAAAGTAATAAGACTGGAAATCAGGTAGAGCAATTATTGCTTGAAATGCCCGAAGTGGATGTGGTTACCAGAAGGACCGGTAGAGCTGAACTGGATGAGCATGCCCAGGGAGTAAATGCCGCCGAGATCGATGTACCATTCACCCTGGAAGATAAATCGAAAGAGGAATTCTTTGAGGACGTACGGGAAAAACTAAGTATTGTTCCGGGAGTTAATATTACGCTGGGACAGCCAATTGCCCACCGTATCGATCATATGCTTTCGGGAACCAGGGCCAATATTGCAATTAAGATCTTTGGACCCGATCTTCAGCAGCTATATGAAATTGGTAAAAACGTGGAGGAGAATATTACTCCTATCGATGGGCTTGCGGATGTAGCTGTTGATCAGCAGATTGAAGTACCACAAATCAAGATCACTCCAAAACGCCAGATCCTTTCAGCTTATGGAATGACCGTAGGACAGTTAATGGAGCAGGTGGATATCGCTTTTGCCGGTCACGAAGTTGGTGAGATTTATGAAGGTCAGAAGTATTTTGACCTGGTGGTGCGTTATAAGGAGGATGTTAGAAACAGCATTGAAAAAATCAGAACTGCCTTGATAGGATTGCCAAATGGTTCACAGGTTCCATTGGAACAGCTCGCGAACGTTTCCTCGGTAAGCAGTCCCAATACCATTAGCCGGGAAGATGTGCAAAGGAAAATTGTTGTTGCTGCCAATGTGCAGGGTCGGGATTTAAGAAGTGCGGTGGAAGAGATCCAGGTAACCGTGAATTCTTCAGTGACTATTCCCGAAGGTTACAGGGTACAATATGGCGGACAATTTGAAAGTGAATCCAGAGCTTCACAAATGCTGTTGATCACTGCCATTATTGCAATCTTCGTGATTTTCCTCCTGTTGTATTTTGAATTCAACAATGTGAAACTCGCTTTTGTTGTGCTTATCAATTTACCCCTGGCTTTGATTGGTGGAATCTTAATCGTATACTTTACTTCAGGAATTGTAAGTATAGCTTCCACGATAGGTTTTATCAGTTTATTTGGGATCGCGACACGAAACGGAATTCTGCTGGTTTCGAGATATGAAGATCTGCGGAAGGAAGGCCTTAGGGGTTATGAGCTCATTAAATCTGGTGCGCTCGACAGGTTAAATCCAATTCTGATGACCGCGTTTACCACAGGACTGGCACTTATTCCGCTAGCTTTAAAAGGAGGCGAACCGGGAAGTGAGATTCAAAGCCCAATGGCGGTGGTGATACTTGGAGGATTGCTCTCAGCAACGGTACTAAACCTGGTTGTGATACCTTGTGTGTATGAATTAGTTACGAGGGAAGATTAA